A section of the Estrella lausannensis genome encodes:
- a CDS encoding CocE/NonD family hydrolase — protein MHPSFYYLILSGIFLGVSVALAAAAYHFQIYRYVYNWYLGLRSPSCKVAKEHNLLIPMRDGIILSADLYRPKEEGRYPAVLLRTPYGKENTEHSYPVLATILCSLGYVVLVQDVRGKYASEGEFNPFIHEEKDGNDTIDWISSQQWSSGAVALYGFSYLGSCAWLAARDPHPCLKTIIPMFSGQNAYRGWVDHGVPYLKDILYWLSRHGGRKGRDVPHEEVDLMIWQLPVLQFDKRLKDGIDTFKTWMHHLHVDDYWRSISVSHIREEIRMPVFFVAGWFDRFLTNTIEDFLETSSANAYQRHKKSRLLIGPWEHHPSEEFPEVSFGREAKFRSCIKFFVEWLDLHLKGEASTFDENNPIDYFMMGENRWRKASSWPPKEAKEKFYFLHGMGKANTMSGDGVLTAEQPADEKQDHYVYDPLDPCPSLGNNMIYGNQTEGPREQSLVGARRDVLAYKTEPLPAPVKAVGPVSLILFVSSSALDTDFCAKLVDIHPNGKSYFLVAGFIRMRFLDSVRATHGIEKGKIYRLEIQLGHTAHAFLKGHRIGLLVTSSDFPNHGRNLNTGGSNEGDSEEAKAFQTVYHGGIYASRLSLYTVE, from the coding sequence ATGCATCCATCATTTTACTACTTAATCCTGTCGGGGATCTTTTTAGGAGTTTCGGTCGCTTTAGCCGCCGCTGCGTACCATTTTCAGATCTATCGCTATGTATATAACTGGTACTTAGGACTGAGGTCGCCCTCGTGCAAGGTTGCTAAAGAACACAACCTGCTGATTCCGATGCGGGACGGAATCATCCTCTCCGCCGATCTCTACCGTCCGAAAGAGGAGGGCAGATATCCTGCCGTTTTATTGAGAACTCCCTACGGAAAAGAGAACACCGAGCATAGCTATCCTGTTTTGGCAACAATCTTGTGCAGTTTGGGCTACGTCGTCCTTGTGCAGGATGTCCGAGGAAAATATGCCTCTGAAGGAGAATTCAATCCCTTCATCCATGAGGAGAAAGACGGCAACGACACGATTGACTGGATATCCTCCCAGCAGTGGTCCTCCGGCGCTGTCGCCCTGTATGGATTTTCCTATCTCGGCTCGTGCGCCTGGCTTGCGGCAAGAGACCCACACCCTTGCCTGAAGACCATCATCCCGATGTTTTCGGGTCAAAATGCCTATAGGGGATGGGTCGATCACGGAGTCCCTTACCTCAAGGATATTCTCTATTGGCTCTCCCGCCACGGGGGGAGGAAAGGAAGGGACGTCCCCCACGAAGAAGTGGATTTGATGATCTGGCAGCTGCCGGTTTTGCAATTCGACAAAAGGCTAAAGGACGGTATCGACACTTTCAAGACCTGGATGCACCACCTCCACGTGGATGATTACTGGAGATCGATCAGTGTGTCCCACATTCGGGAAGAGATCCGGATGCCTGTTTTTTTTGTGGCGGGCTGGTTTGACAGGTTTCTGACCAACACTATAGAAGATTTTTTGGAGACGAGCTCTGCCAATGCCTATCAAAGGCATAAAAAAAGCAGGCTGCTCATTGGACCTTGGGAGCATCATCCCTCGGAGGAGTTTCCTGAAGTTTCCTTTGGCCGGGAAGCTAAATTCAGAAGCTGTATCAAGTTTTTCGTGGAATGGCTCGATTTGCATCTTAAGGGGGAAGCGTCGACCTTCGACGAGAACAACCCCATCGATTACTTCATGATGGGAGAAAACCGCTGGCGAAAGGCTTCCTCCTGGCCTCCCAAAGAAGCAAAAGAGAAATTTTATTTTCTCCATGGTATGGGAAAAGCCAATACGATGTCGGGTGATGGAGTGCTCACTGCCGAGCAACCGGCGGATGAAAAGCAGGATCACTATGTCTACGACCCGTTGGATCCCTGTCCTTCTCTTGGGAATAATATGATTTATGGAAATCAGACGGAGGGTCCCAGGGAACAGTCGCTTGTGGGAGCGAGGAGGGATGTGCTCGCCTATAAAACTGAGCCTCTGCCTGCCCCGGTCAAAGCTGTCGGCCCGGTTTCATTGATCCTTTTTGTCTCTTCCTCGGCGCTAGATACCGATTTTTGCGCCAAATTGGTCGATATTCACCCCAATGGAAAATCTTACTTTCTGGTTGCCGGATTTATCAGGATGCGATTTCTTGATTCAGTCCGGGCTACGCATGGCATTGAGAAAGGCAAAATTTACCGGCTGGAAATTCAACTGGGGCACACTGCCCACGCATTTCTTAAGGGCCATCGCATAGGTTTGCTGGTGACGTCGTCGGATTTTCCAAACCACGGCCGCAATTTGAATACCGGAGGAAGTAACGAAGGGGATAGCGAAGAGGCGAAGGCGTTTCAGACAGTGTATCATGGAGGCATTTACGCCTCCCGTCTGTCGCTCTACACGGTTGAGTAG